A segment of the Elaeis guineensis isolate ETL-2024a chromosome 6, EG11, whole genome shotgun sequence genome:
ACTTGTTTGGCTCCGAATCAAGCAGATCATTCTGGGCTAAATGGAAGGCATTATTCGTTTGGATTAAGCCATTAAATTGTAATTGAGAAGCTATTTTTCTATttccataaaaaattatatatttgagGGCTTTTTAGATTAACTTGTTTATTGTGTAAATGGGGTAATAGCTCACCAAGTCAAAAAATGTCTAATAGAAGAATAGGCTAGTTTGGTTAAATATTTTGGTTTCACTTTAACTTGTTATCTTAACAAAGACACAAATGGGCCACTTATGTCATACTTAACAAATCTAGAGTGGACCAAAACAATTTAGTTTTAATACATCCATAATTATATATCTGGTGCTCAATGTGCATTATAGATTGCTTATATTTGACAATAGATAAGGTGTGCATATAGACtatgtatatatgattatggTATTATGTATTCTTACGTGCATACTAGGTGCATTTAAAACACATTAATGAGAAGTATAAATGCTAAGGTTGCATTGAATTGGTCTGGATCACCAAATAGGGTTAGAGTTAGGTTATTCCTACCAGATTTTGCTCGGCCTTAAATCGATATTTTTGATCAGGATGGGTTCATAGTGATACAAACAAtgatatttatcttcaaactaattcgatatttttgacttaaattttCACCCCATGCATAATAGGCCGTGCTTCATGCTAATCATTAGCTTTATATGTAACTTACCATTTGTTGCACCAAAGAAAGATGACAATGGACGACTTCCATGTCTTGTCTATGTTCTCAACGTGATCACTAAAATCTCCTAGCTAGAGTACTGATGAAATCATTGGAATGGATAATATTTAAACTATCCCTAGTCCCATATGATGGAGGTAATAGCGTGGTGGGCCGTGAGCTAATCAAAGCTTAGTTCGGGTATTTAGGAAAGCCATGCAATTAATGGTTAAAAATAACACTACAGTATACTGAAGAGAAAGTGACATCATGTTTAAGATTTATTCATGTTCTTCTACATGCATCTCCATGTTGATTTTTCCCCTCATTTCTCTCTCAGTCTCTCTCACTGTAGAACGTCACCCACTAGACCCTCTCTTCTCGGccctatttttgcttcattttcaAGGTAAATAAGAGAAATTCGGCTGAGCCGCACCACCCGCGGTGATTGACTCGAGCATGAGGTCGGGAAgcagcatggaaaatttcttttttttttcgccCGGCTCCATGCCCGAGCCAATCACCGCGGGCCGTGCACCGCCCGTGGTGCACTAAGAGTTTCTCGGTAAACAATTGACAAATTAAATCGTTCTTGTGTTGGCGGGCTGGATACTGGTTGTGTTTTCGCACAAATATAGATGGGTTGGGCTTGGGTTAAAAGTGTTTTTGTCCAGACCCGTTCTTCATCTAATGTGAATCCAAACTGAACCCACCCATTGCCACCCCTCGTCCTAGAGTTGTCCTAGAGCAGTACATATGCTTTGTTTGTTTTTCTTCGTTTGCTCTTATCATTTATATCATCCTCATCatgttttttttgaaaaaaattcattTATAGGCTCATTTGTGATGATAGTTTCTATGTTTGCACAATTATATTTCAAGTCCATGCATGTGACTTGCGGAATGTCTCTCAATGTATGAGAGGGCTTTTGTTCACTAATAGGCATTAAAATCTTGTGTTGTCGCCAAACTGAGTGGATCCTTGAACAGTCATACCTAACGGTTAAGACATCATATTATTGGTGTATGGATAAAACCTGAAGCAGATTTAATAACACAAAAActaaatatactaatattttcTTGTATAGACTGTAGTTTTAAGGGAAGACCTTTGCACGTAgagatatttataaaataaaggtACTAATCCTCTTCATGGGAGGGACAATTTCCTTGATAGTTGACACATTAATCCACATCCGCCAACAACTCTGACTTCTTATCTGTGTGATGGGAATTAAATGGAGCCAAAAATTTGTGATGAAGAAATGATGCCTATGGTGCCGGAATAGACCTTCATAGTAGGGGGATATAAAATCAAGTGTTATTTCCTTTCTTAATATCCTAAATGTGTGTACCCCACCCCCATGTGAGATGACTCAATCAAATATATGCCACGGACCTGCAGTGGGGGAGGGTGCAATTGAAAGTTGGTAGTTTAACAATAAAGGTATACATATGTTTGGACCAGAAGCAGTAAAGTTTCTAGACCATAATGAGCTGACATGATGCCAAATAGAAAGGGACAAGATCTTGTGAAAAGATAATCATGACATACATGCCAAGAATCATGGTATATTCATTACTATTCTATAAGGTTAAAAGAAACAGGGGAAAAGCTTTGAGCAAAAAGATACATAACTGAATAATATTGTTGCTGATTACATTCTCATTAGGGAGAGAGGAATACTGACTTGATTCACGTTGCTTGATTGCATCATCTCTTTAAAGAGGAAATATTACTGGCTTCTTTTGTTTCCTGACTTGGGAGTATGGCTGCCTCTTTTTGTTCCAGGGGAAAAATTATAGGCCCAAAACATCATATTCACATGATATTTCTCAGTTACTTCATGATTCAGTGAGTAAGAAAAGGCTCAGAAAGGCTCTGAGGGATGCTGCTGAAGTCAGAAAGAAGAAACCATCAACAGTGAGAAGTTTACTGAAGAAGCAAAATCACAAATTAATCCAAAATTCCAAGTTGCTATTAAAAAACCAGGAGGAGGTAGCAAAGGTATTGCCAGTTCATGGCATCCTCAAGAATCGCTCGAAAGCCTCTTCCATCAAAAAGTCAAGTCTGATTGTTGATGCACATGGCGAAAATCCTTTTAAGCCTTCTCGTGTGTCAGAAAAGCATGTCACATTTTCTGGCAAGGATGACATAATTGGACATGACAAGAGCTTTTCGCCTATGGAGCTGCCTCAATTGCAAAGCCTTTGTAAAATATTTTCAGATGTCTTGGCTGAAGCATCATCTAGGGATGATTTAAGCAAAGGTGACAAACTTTCATCTCTGAGTAAGGGATCTCACGTGGTGAATGACTGTGAGAAAGATGCTGTGACAAGTGGTGCAGAGGTAACAGCTGGGAGTGACAATCGACAGTTGAGTAATGCACACAGTCATGCTGCCCCCCATGAGTTTATCAATCCCAATAACAGGGCCTGTCCCGATATATCCTCCTTGGATGAAGCTGTAAATGTAAATAGTGCAATACAGAGCTCCAGTAATTCAAATTATTTAAACTCTGGTACCTCAGTTTTTTCTTCTAGTCTCCTGTGTTCAAGCAGTCAACAAGTTCTGAATTCTCATGGTAAAGAAGGGTCAAGTTCTGGTGAAGGAATTCGTTCAGATGACAGAACTTTTAGGATATCTGATTCCAGAAGAAGTCTGCCTACTTCCGTTGAAAGTGGTgtttcaagatctgaagcaatGAGTTCACTGACCGTAACCAGGAATCTAATTTCACAGCCTCTGGCAACCTGTTCAGTAATGAGTGTTGAAGCAAAGGAGAGACAACCACATTTATCACTAGGGCCTAGGATTGATGTTGATAGATGTGTTTCAGAGATTCAACCTACGTGCCATCTCACTCGTAAAGATTTAAGAAGTAGCATGAGCACTTCAGTTGGATTAAAAAGATCAGGCGAAACAAGGCAAATGTCAGATCAGATGTCCACCTGCAGGGACAAGTATAGCGATGAGAATTTCATTGGCCTGCCTCTTAATTCCCAAGGAGAACTCATTAAGCTGCATTCTAGTGGTAAGCTTGGTCTTAGGAATTTATTTAAGGAGCAAAACACAATACTTGGTTCCTCCCATAGCTTCCCAATTTCTGATCTTGTTGAGCCAAGAAGTAACTTGAATCCTATAAATATGAGGGGAAAGTTTCCTGCTGCATTATTGTACATGAAAGATGGGTTAAGATGGTACCCGGAACAGAAAGACAATCCTGCAAGCATGCCTGTAACTTCTGGGCTAGGGATTATGCAGTCGCATGGTTTTGAAAGGATGGAAGTTCAAAACCGTGTATCAGTGAGGAACAAAGACCAACATTTTCATCATGGCCCAAATTCAACGAAAGTTTCTTGTTATGGGTGCAGGGAATCTTGTCACCAAGCTTGTAATTGGAACAACAGGGAAATTTTCAAGCAGAGGGGAATTTGGACCATGGGGTTCAGCCTGCTAACCAACCAACAATGCGTTTGATGGGTAAAAATGTTACAGTCGGCAGAAGAATTGAGGAATGCAGTTTTGATGACACAAAGATTTGGATAGACAAGGAAATCATAACTGAAAACAGCTCCTCTTTTAGACTGTCTGAAACATCACTTCCAAGGCAGAGGCTTCAACAGGGGTGCTTCGAACAGCCGGTATCTGAGGCATCAAGATTTATACAACCAATAGGAGCTTCATCAAGCATTTATTGCAGTTCAGCACTTGAACCAAACTTTGATCATATGCATTATGATTGCCCAGAGCAGTGGATATCAAGAAATGGCCTTCCATTCACCATCGGAAATTTTGCTACCAAGCTGAATCCTTTTAGCTATCCACATCCTTCTCAGACAATGCTAAATAAGACACTCAACCCTGCAGTAGATTCTGTAACTGAGCACATTGAAGTGGGGCATCAAATACCATTCATGGCAGCCCATCCTCAAAATATTCAGCA
Coding sequences within it:
- the LOC105047465 gene encoding LOW QUALITY PROTEIN: uncharacterized protein (The sequence of the model RefSeq protein was modified relative to this genomic sequence to represent the inferred CDS: inserted 2 bases in 2 codons): MAVALESFSIREYTAKMRSVDFGKCWPFLGDGTREGEMGRSLPPISFRRFRWWFDELEAERSAEGKHDGAAEELQLAPVEEGRQMRMPVKVKQRAPKRRSIVELFAVSPQIEAVEDDTDGGDEKEGKGEAVQDGEREKEVGNEEGGIEERSGAGDGGGGIDVTVSSPRKRKERVKEMEETRKKSWMKYKSKKKKKKSCFETCAAKKGKNYRPKTSYSHDISQLLHDSVSKKRLRKALRDAAEVRKKKPSTVRSLLKKQNHKLIQNSKLLLKNQEEVAKVLPVHGILKNRSKASSIKKSSLIVDAHGENPFKPSRVSEKHVTFSGKDDIIGHDKSFSPMELPQLQSLCKIFSDVLAEASSRDDLSKGDKLSSLSKGSHVVNDCEKDAVTSGAEVTAGSDNRQLSNAHSHAAPHEFINPNNRACPDISSLDEAVNVNSAIQSSSNSNYLNSGTSVFSSSLLCSSSQQVLNSHGKEGSSSGEGIRSDDRTFRISDSRRSLPTSVESGVSRSEAMSSLTVTRNLISQPLATCSVMSVEAKERQPHLSLGPRIDVDRCVSEIQPTCHLTRKDLRSSMSTSVGLKRSGETRQMSDQMSTCRDKYSDENFIGLPLNSQGELIKLHSSGKLGLRNLFKEQNTILGSSHSFPISDLVEPRSNLNPINMRGKFPAALLYMKDGLRWYPEQKDNPASMPVTSGLGIMQSHGFERMEVQNRVSVRNKDQHFHHGPNSTKVSCYGCRESCHQACNWNNREXFQAEGNLDHGVQPANQPTMRLMGKNVTVGRRIEECSFDDTKIWIDKEIITENSSSFRLSETSLPRQRLQQGCFEQPVSEASRFIQPIGASSSIYCSSALEPNFDHMHYDCPEQWISRNGLPFTIGNFATKLNPFSYPHPSQTMLNKTLNPAVDSVTEHIEVGHQIPFMAAHPQNIQHMLLMSTHCKHRQSFSFSATSTSHPAFLSQNCGNFVESSSTQSSLCCPRWLLNAEQHKKSNKSSLPICSDPIAIHHPCTTSGSKLPLLPSTYPTSIVTFPVYNTSSFHTCGSSSLVHSSFIPSYPASKSTXSGNVNFRNKIEDKDGKKSQLTYIKSLEQTNRSNKRAAAKADGFMSSAKKPHLTIQDNSAPAGPRSEQLNDCSSDDAISAEMSALANKIIDVGLPVMSNQKNVLMISSGSNSLNYAVGTRSGPVKLSSGAKHILKPSQNMEKDNSRPIHSTVPLAVGTSSSKAPVSQKSAMIYRF